In the Gymnogyps californianus isolate 813 chromosome 3, ASM1813914v2, whole genome shotgun sequence genome, one interval contains:
- the LOC127014255 gene encoding ninein-like protein yields the protein MEKQVSLAELPTALDNTLMVPRSGLQHAVITSYGYKLQCLRIQVRQIARERDKARLDLEKVERRCLQLGRQLDEQYIALEHTQSKLKDFQAEIEAKELLLQQAASHQAKLEADTRFLQGKEASLQGRLNHTTKENTQLQNKVTEMAGKLVASEKLVLELQKELNRVVKDKVNYYEEEIDLMRKNFESERKDSEESFKAEMREMEDEKRDLEETVAKYWAVIDSLKEQKCVWNLELEERFEMEQARVGQQHTEDIYHPGQQLDQEREELRTQCRDRESLRGELCWLLEENSLLKSQLRRLRQELRLAKEKGSEHDEKHVNELARKKVEELAEIAELTALSEKSKGEVSHLNVKMRQLGHELTEHRAGHGAGPGIVQLQSQRLAGAEWLQGAETAARLEHHQQYAACWMETELLQQQLKTLQEKLLEAKASLSLAQTRHALQLQQAKAQMNNMVPKKQFEQLQTSLGEEQCKAQQLQENLHRQAEQTCRQLVRTQEEHEHLLQAAAEQAEGLEHNLRSAEALLAERVAQLKDAQAQLSRNKLLIEDLREENRGFAMALQVAELKQKSTEEKNQLLEEQASALKQLIGKITPASLSG from the exons ATGGAGAAGCAGGTgagcctggcagagctgcctaCAGCTTTGGACAACACACTCATGGTCCCCAGGAGCGGGCTTCAGCATGCAGTCATTACCTCCTATGGATACAAACTGCAGTGCCTCAG GATCCAGGTGAGGCAGATCGCCAGGGAGAGGGACAAGGCAAGGCTGGACTTGGAGAAAGTGGAGAGACGCTGCCTGCAGCTTGGCAGGCAGTTGGACGAGCAGTACATCGCTCTCGAGCACACCCAGAGCAAGCTCAA ggaTTTTCAGGCAGAAATAGAGGCaaaagagctgcttttgcagCAAGCAGCCAGTCACCAAGCGAAGCTGGAGGCTGATACACGGTTCCTCCAGGGCAAAGAGGCCAGCCTGCAAGGGAGACTGAACCACACGACAAAG GAGAAcacacagctgcaaaacaaGGTCACGGAGATGGCTGGGAAACTGGTGGCCTCTGAGAAGCtggtgctggagctgcagaaagagctcAACCGTGTTGTGAAGGACAAG GTAAACTATTACGAGGAGGAAATCGACTTAATGAGGAAAAACTTTGAGAGCGAGAGGAAGGACAGTGAGGAAAGCTTCAAGGCTGAGATGCGCGAGATGGAAGACGAGAAAAGAGACCTGGAAGAAACAGTTGCAAAGTACTGGGCTGTAATTGATAGCttgaaagagcaaaaatgtGTGTGGAacctggagctggaggagaggttTGAGATGGAGCAGGCCAGGGTGGGACAACAGCACACTGAAGACATTTACCATCCAGGGCAGCAGCTGGaccaggagagagaagagctgagGACGCAatgcagggacagagagagcCTGAG gggagagctgtgctggctgctggaggagaacAGCTTGCTGAAAAGTCAACTCAGGAGACTCCGGCAAGAGCTGAGGCTAGCAAAGGAGAAGGGCAGCGAACACGATGA GAAGCATGTGAATGAGTTGGCCAGAAAGAAGGTGGAGGAGCTGGCTGAAATAGCAGAGTTAACAGCGTTG AGTGAGAAGAGCAAGGGAGAGGTCTCCCACCTGAATGTCAAGATGCGTCAGCTGGGCCATGAACTCACTGAGCACAGGGCTGGCCATGGTGCTGGCCCTGGCATTGtccagctgcagagccagaggcTTGCGGGTGCTGAGTGGCTACAAGGAGCAGAGACGGCTGCAAGGCTGGAGCACCACCAGCAGTATGCAGCATGTTGGATGGAGACAGAGCTACTCCAACAGCAGCTCAAGACCTTGCAGGAGAAG CTCTTAGAAGCCAAAGCAAGCCTGAGCCTGGCCCAGACTCGGCAcgctctgcagctgcagcaggccAAGGCCCAGATGAACAACATGGTGCCAAAGAAACAGTTTGAGCAGCTGCAAACCAGCTTGGGAGAGGAACAGTGCAAggctcagcagctccaggaaAATCTCCACCGGCAGGCTGAGCAGACGTGCAGGCAGCTGGTCAGGACCCAG GAGGAACACGAGcatctgctgcaggcagctgcggagcaggcagaggggctggagcacaaTCTGAGGAGTGCCGAagctctgctggcagagagGGTAGCTCAGCTCAAAGACGCCCAG gcCCAACTCTCCAGGAACAAACTGCTGATCGAAGACCTCCGTGAGGAGAACAGGGGGTTTGCAATGGCCCTGCAGGTGGCTGAGCTGAAGCAGAAGAGCACTGAGGAGAAGAATCAGCTGTTGGAGGAGCAAGCCTCAGCTCTGAAGCAGCTCATCGGAAAAATCACGCCAGCATCTCTGAGTGGGTGA
- the GINS1 gene encoding DNA replication complex GINS protein PSF1 isoform X3 — protein sequence MAGERAVGLVRELHRAAGGHLPPFRVEWFNRYKKSLATYMRSVGGEEGLDLTQDIKPPKSLYIEVRCLRDYGEFEIDDGTTVLLKKNSQHFLPRWKCEQLIRQGVLEHILS from the exons ATGGCGGGGGAGCGGGCGGTGGGGCTGGTGCGGGAGCTGCACCGCGCCGCCGGCGGGCACCTGCCGCCCTTCCGT GTGGAGTGGTTCAATCGGTACAAAAAGTCTCTGGCTACCTACATGAGGTCAgtaggaggagaggaggggctGGACCTTACACAGGACATAAAACCTCCTAAAAGCCTGTACATCGAA gTGCGGTGTTTAAGAGACTATGGAGAATTTGAGATCGATGATGGTACCACTGTCCTGTTGAAGAAGAATAGCCAG cACTTTTTACCCCGCTGGAAATGCGAGCAGTTAATCAGACAAGGAGTCCTTGAGCACATTCTGTCGTAA
- the GINS1 gene encoding DNA replication complex GINS protein PSF1 isoform X1, which translates to MAGERAVGLVRELHRAAGGHLPPFRTEELRHALEEMRALYERNQADVSEAKSGRTDLIFLIRFRHCCLLRNQRCILAYLYDRLLRIRALRWEYGSVLPNTIQFHMSAEEVEWFNRYKKSLATYMRSVGGEEGLDLTQDIKPPKSLYIEVRCLRDYGEFEIDDGTTVLLKKNSQHFLPRWKCEQLIRQGVLEHILS; encoded by the exons ATGGCGGGGGAGCGGGCGGTGGGGCTGGTGCGGGAGCTGCACCGCGCCGCCGGCGGGCACCTGCCGCCCTTCCGT ACAGAGGAGCTGCGGCACGCGCTGGAAGAGATGCGGGCGCTGTACGAGCGGAACCAGGCGGACGT GTCCGAAGCGAAGTCGGGACGGACGGACCTGATTTTCCTCATCCGGTTTCggcactgctgcctgctccGAAACCAGCGCTGCATCCTGGCCTACTT GTACGACCGGTTGCTGCGAATCCGAGCACTAAGGTGGGAGTATGGCAGCGTCCTGCCAAACACTATCCAGTTTCACATGTCAGCTGAGGAA GTGGAGTGGTTCAATCGGTACAAAAAGTCTCTGGCTACCTACATGAGGTCAgtaggaggagaggaggggctGGACCTTACACAGGACATAAAACCTCCTAAAAGCCTGTACATCGAA gTGCGGTGTTTAAGAGACTATGGAGAATTTGAGATCGATGATGGTACCACTGTCCTGTTGAAGAAGAATAGCCAG cACTTTTTACCCCGCTGGAAATGCGAGCAGTTAATCAGACAAGGAGTCCTTGAGCACATTCTGTCGTAA
- the GINS1 gene encoding DNA replication complex GINS protein PSF1 isoform X2, whose protein sequence is MAGERAVGLVRELHRAAGGHLPPFRTEELRHALEEMRALYERNQADVSEAKSGRTDLIFLIRFRHCCLLRNQRCILAYLYDRLLRIRALRWEYGSVLPNTIQFHMSAEEVRCLRDYGEFEIDDGTTVLLKKNSQHFLPRWKCEQLIRQGVLEHILS, encoded by the exons ATGGCGGGGGAGCGGGCGGTGGGGCTGGTGCGGGAGCTGCACCGCGCCGCCGGCGGGCACCTGCCGCCCTTCCGT ACAGAGGAGCTGCGGCACGCGCTGGAAGAGATGCGGGCGCTGTACGAGCGGAACCAGGCGGACGT GTCCGAAGCGAAGTCGGGACGGACGGACCTGATTTTCCTCATCCGGTTTCggcactgctgcctgctccGAAACCAGCGCTGCATCCTGGCCTACTT GTACGACCGGTTGCTGCGAATCCGAGCACTAAGGTGGGAGTATGGCAGCGTCCTGCCAAACACTATCCAGTTTCACATGTCAGCTGAGGAA gTGCGGTGTTTAAGAGACTATGGAGAATTTGAGATCGATGATGGTACCACTGTCCTGTTGAAGAAGAATAGCCAG cACTTTTTACCCCGCTGGAAATGCGAGCAGTTAATCAGACAAGGAGTCCTTGAGCACATTCTGTCGTAA